The Roseicyclus marinus genome has a segment encoding these proteins:
- the arsJ gene encoding organoarsenical effux MFS transporter ArsJ: MTDTARPQGFAAYVAVTAAYWAFMLTDGALRMLVLLHFHTLGFSPVQLAYLFLLYELAGIVTNLSAGWIAARFGLTTTLYAGLGVQIVALIALAQLDPGWGIAASVAFVMVVQGLSGVAKDLAKMSSKSAVKLLAPAQGGALFRWVAVLTGSKNAVKGLGFLLGAAMLALVGFVGSVLAMAAVLALILIVIAWRMPPGLPMGRKGAKFTEVFSKSANVNWLSAARVFLFGARDVWFVVGIPIYFYAVLSDGTVAGNRAAFFMIGSFMAFWIILYGAVQASAPRILRAETRGDAALIGQAWIWAGGLAFLPAALALLVWGAGAPAPWLTAVVVGGLLVFGAVFAVNSALHSYLILAFTKAERVTMDVGFYYMANAAGRLIGTLLSGLSYQLGGLPACLGTAAVMLGLSALAARNLDARAR, from the coding sequence GTGACCGACACCGCGCGCCCGCAAGGTTTCGCCGCCTATGTGGCGGTGACGGCGGCCTATTGGGCCTTCATGCTGACCGATGGCGCGCTCAGGATGCTGGTCTTGCTGCATTTCCATACGCTGGGCTTTTCCCCGGTGCAGCTGGCCTACCTGTTTCTTCTATATGAATTGGCGGGGATCGTGACGAACCTGTCGGCGGGCTGGATCGCGGCGCGGTTCGGGCTGACCACGACGCTTTATGCGGGGCTGGGGGTGCAGATCGTGGCGCTGATCGCGCTGGCGCAGCTGGACCCCGGCTGGGGCATCGCCGCCTCGGTCGCCTTTGTCATGGTCGTGCAGGGGTTGTCGGGCGTGGCCAAGGACCTGGCCAAGATGTCGTCGAAATCGGCGGTCAAGCTCTTGGCGCCTGCGCAGGGCGGGGCGCTGTTTCGCTGGGTTGCGGTGCTGACCGGGTCCAAGAACGCGGTGAAGGGGTTGGGCTTCCTCCTCGGGGCGGCGATGCTCGCCCTCGTCGGCTTTGTCGGATCGGTTCTGGCGATGGCGGCGGTTCTGGCGTTGATCCTGATCGTGATCGCATGGCGGATGCCGCCGGGCCTGCCCATGGGGCGCAAGGGCGCGAAATTCACCGAGGTCTTTTCCAAATCCGCCAATGTGAACTGGCTGTCGGCGGCGCGCGTGTTCCTGTTCGGGGCGCGGGATGTCTGGTTCGTCGTCGGCATCCCGATCTATTTCTACGCGGTCCTGTCGGATGGCACGGTGGCGGGCAACCGCGCGGCCTTTTTCATGATCGGGAGTTTCATGGCCTTCTGGATCATCCTGTATGGCGCGGTCCAGGCCTCGGCCCCGCGCATCCTGCGCGCCGAGACGCGGGGCGATGCGGCACTGATCGGGCAGGCCTGGATCTGGGCCGGGGGGTTGGCCTTTCTGCCCGCGGCGCTGGCGCTGTTGGTCTGGGGGGCGGGGGCGCCCGCGCCATGGCTGACGGCGGTTGTGGTCGGGGGTCTATTGGTCTTTGGCGCGGTTTTCGCGGTGAATTCGGCGCTGCATTCCTACCTGATCCTGGCCTTCACCAAGGCGGAACGGGTCACGATGGATGTGGGGTTCTACTACATGGCCAATGCGGCGGGGCGGCTGATCGGGACGCTGTTGTCGGGCCTGTCCTACCAGCTGGGGGGCCTGCCCGCCTGTCTTGGCACGGCGGCCGTGATGCTGGGTTTGAGCGCGCTGGCCGCCCGCAATCTTGATGCGCGCGCGCGTTAA
- a CDS encoding ArsJ-associated glyceraldehyde-3-phosphate dehydrogenase: protein MTTYALNGLGRIGKLALRPLLERGAKIAWINDAVGDPAMHAHLLEFDTVHGRWRADISADDDAITIDGVRLPVLCERDPAKLPLDGVDVVIDCTGVFKTAAKIQPYFDAGVKRVVVSAPVKDGGAANIVYGVNHDIYDPSQHRIVTAASCTTNCLAPVVKVIHEALGIKHGSITTIHDVTNTQTIVDRPAKDLRRARSALNSLIPTTTGSATAITLIYPELKGKLNGHAVRVPLLNASITDCVFEVERATTAEEVNALFKAAAEGPLAGILGYEERPLVSADYTNDTRSGIVDAPSTMVVNGTQVKIYAWYDNEMGYAHRLVDVALMVGAAP from the coding sequence ATGACCACCTATGCGCTGAACGGGTTGGGCCGGATCGGAAAGCTGGCCCTGCGGCCGCTGCTGGAGCGGGGGGCGAAGATCGCCTGGATCAACGACGCGGTGGGCGATCCGGCGATGCATGCGCATCTGTTGGAATTCGACACGGTGCATGGGCGGTGGCGGGCGGATATTTCGGCCGATGACGACGCCATCACCATCGACGGTGTGCGCCTGCCGGTGTTGTGCGAACGCGACCCGGCCAAGCTGCCGCTGGACGGCGTGGACGTCGTGATCGACTGCACGGGCGTGTTCAAGACGGCGGCGAAGATCCAGCCCTATTTCGACGCGGGCGTGAAGCGCGTGGTCGTCAGCGCCCCGGTCAAGGACGGGGGGGCGGCCAATATCGTCTATGGCGTGAACCACGACATCTATGACCCGAGCCAGCATCGGATCGTGACGGCGGCAAGCTGCACGACCAATTGCCTGGCCCCGGTGGTCAAGGTCATCCACGAGGCGCTGGGGATCAAGCATGGCTCGATCACCACGATCCATGACGTGACGAATACGCAGACCATCGTGGACCGCCCGGCCAAGGATCTGCGCCGCGCAAGGTCGGCGTTGAACAGCCTGATCCCCACCACCACGGGCAGCGCCACGGCGATCACGCTGATCTACCCCGAGCTCAAAGGAAAGCTGAACGGTCATGCCGTGCGGGTGCCGCTGCTCAATGCCTCGATCACCGATTGCGTCTTCGAGGTGGAGCGCGCGACGACGGCGGAGGAGGTCAACGCGCTGTTCAAGGCGGCGGCGGAGGGTCCGCTGGCCGGTATCCTCGGCTACGAGGAGCGGCCGCTGGTCAGTGCCGATTACACCAATGACACGCGGTCGGGCATCGTGGATGCGCCGAGCACGATGGTGGTGAACGGGACGCAGGTGAAGATCTACGCCTGGTATGACAACGAGATGGGCTATGCCCATCGGCTGGTCGATGTCGCCCTGATGGTGGGTGCGGCCCCGTGA
- a CDS encoding ABC transporter permease: protein MAQSARIHRLSALAWGAAAICILPMAAVAIAALTGGIGTLSGLAGSVLPRYAGTTALLVVIVGIGTALIGTSTAWLVTATRFPGRRLFEIALALPLTFPAYVLAYAYTDLLDHPGWVQSTLRDLTGWGPRDYWFPEIRSLGGAAAMLILVLYPYVYLLARAAFLRQSATAYIAARTLGQGPWGAFFRVSVPVARPAIAGGVLLALMETLADYGTVAYFGVQTFATGIYVSWFGLFDRGAAAQLALCLLVVALTFATLERRQRRHLRHHDAGRRFERMEPVQLRGRAALGAIAICGLPVFFGFLLPTGILLTLASGASQLLFTPRYLGFLQHSLTLASMAALLTVAAAITLGFNARLHPTKTSQSALRIAGIGYAVPGGVIAVGLLFPFAAFDNALDRFMEANFGIDTGLLITGSIWLMIMAYMVRFMAVALNTYESGLATVNPNMDAVARTLGHGPAPMLRRIHVPILQPSILTALLIVFVDVMKELPATLILRPFNYDTLAVQAHRLASDERLAEAAVPSLVIGAVGLIPVAILCWSIGREGRPMRNAIDAAQAQAQRTT from the coding sequence ATGGCCCAAAGCGCCCGCATCCACCGCCTGTCCGCCCTTGCATGGGGGGCCGCCGCGATCTGCATCCTGCCGATGGCCGCCGTGGCCATCGCCGCCCTGACCGGCGGCATCGGCACGCTGTCGGGCCTCGCCGGATCGGTCCTGCCGCGCTACGCGGGCACCACGGCGCTGCTGGTGGTGATCGTGGGCATCGGCACGGCACTCATCGGCACCTCGACCGCATGGCTTGTCACCGCCACCCGCTTTCCGGGGCGGCGGCTCTTTGAAATCGCGCTGGCCCTGCCGCTGACCTTTCCGGCCTATGTGCTGGCCTATGCCTATACCGATCTGCTCGACCATCCCGGCTGGGTGCAATCGACGCTGCGCGATCTGACCGGCTGGGGGCCGCGCGACTATTGGTTCCCCGAAATCCGAAGCCTGGGCGGCGCGGCGGCGATGCTGATCCTCGTCCTCTATCCTTACGTCTACCTGCTCGCGCGGGCGGCTTTCCTGCGGCAATCGGCAACGGCCTATATCGCCGCGCGCACGCTGGGTCAGGGGCCATGGGGCGCGTTTTTCCGCGTCTCTGTCCCCGTGGCACGCCCCGCCATCGCGGGCGGCGTGCTGCTCGCGCTGATGGAAACGCTCGCCGATTACGGGACCGTCGCCTATTTCGGCGTTCAGACCTTTGCCACCGGCATCTATGTCAGCTGGTTCGGCCTCTTCGACCGGGGGGCGGCGGCGCAACTGGCGCTCTGCCTTCTCGTCGTGGCGCTCACCTTCGCCACGCTCGAACGCCGCCAGCGCCGCCACCTGCGCCACCACGACGCCGGCCGCCGCTTCGAACGGATGGAGCCTGTGCAGCTGCGCGGCCGTGCCGCCTTGGGGGCCATCGCCATCTGCGGCCTGCCCGTGTTTTTCGGCTTTCTCCTGCCCACCGGCATCTTGCTCACCCTCGCCTCCGGGGCGAGCCAGCTCTTGTTCACCCCCCGCTACCTCGGCTTCTTGCAGCATTCGCTGACGCTGGCTTCCATGGCCGCCCTATTGACGGTGGCCGCCGCCATCACGCTGGGGTTCAACGCGCGGCTCCATCCGACCAAGACCTCCCAATCCGCGCTCCGCATCGCGGGCATTGGCTATGCCGTGCCGGGCGGCGTGATCGCGGTGGGGCTTCTGTTTCCCTTCGCCGCCTTCGACAATGCGCTCGACCGGTTCATGGAGGCGAATTTCGGCATCGACACCGGGCTTTTGATCACCGGCTCCATCTGGCTGATGATCATGGCCTACATGGTCCGCTTCATGGCCGTGGCGCTGAACACCTACGAATCGGGGCTGGCGACCGTGAACCCCAACATGGATGCCGTGGCCCGCACGCTGGGCCACGGGCCTGCCCCCATGCTGCGCCGCATCCACGTGCCGATCCTGCAACCCTCGATCCTGACCGCGCTCCTGATCGTCTTCGTCGACGTGATGAAGGAATTGCCCGCCACCCTGATCCTGCGGCCCTTCAACTACGACACGCTGGCGGTGCAGGCCCACCGCCTCGCCTCCGATGAACGGCTGGCCGAGGCGGCGGTGCCCAGCCTCGTCATCGGCGCGGTAGGGCTGATCCCCGTCGCCATCCTGTGCTGGTCCATCGGCCGCGAGGGCCGCCCGATGCGCAACGCCATCGACGCCGCGCAGGCTCAGGCTCAACGCACGACGTAG
- a CDS encoding extracellular solute-binding protein, producing MTRTFAALMGTAIAVSTLTAAQAQELNLYSSRHYDTDERLYSDFTELTGITINRIEGNADELIARMQAEGENSPADVFLTVDTVRLARATEMGLLQPVESEVLEARIPAYLQDDANNWFAFSQRARIIFYDKTDVANPPQTYQDLANPEYAGMVCIRSSSNVYTQNITAALIAHLGAEAVEDWATAVVGNFARAPQGGDTDQLRGIASGECDISMSNTYYFSRIIREGDDQITPEQLANIGWVFPNQNDLGAHMNVSGGGVAAHAPNRENAIAFLEYLASDQAQQYFSAGNDEYPAVPGVGLSPSVAALGIFRPDTIDLSDIAANVGMAVEVLNSAGWE from the coding sequence ATGACCCGGACTTTTGCCGCCCTGATGGGCACCGCCATCGCGGTCTCGACGCTGACCGCCGCGCAGGCGCAGGAACTGAACCTCTATTCCTCGCGCCATTACGACACGGACGAGCGGCTTTATTCCGATTTCACCGAATTGACCGGCATCACGATCAACCGGATCGAAGGCAATGCCGACGAGCTGATCGCGCGGATGCAGGCCGAGGGCGAAAACAGCCCCGCCGATGTGTTTCTGACCGTCGACACCGTGCGGCTGGCCCGCGCGACCGAGATGGGGCTTTTGCAGCCGGTCGAGAGCGAGGTGCTGGAGGCGCGCATCCCCGCCTATCTGCAAGATGACGCCAACAACTGGTTCGCTTTCTCGCAGCGCGCGCGGATCATCTTTTACGACAAGACCGATGTGGCGAACCCGCCGCAGACCTACCAGGACCTGGCGAATCCGGAATACGCGGGGATGGTCTGCATCCGGTCGTCGTCGAACGTCTATACCCAGAACATCACCGCGGCGCTGATCGCGCATCTGGGCGCCGAGGCGGTCGAGGATTGGGCGACGGCGGTCGTGGGCAATTTCGCCCGCGCGCCCCAGGGCGGCGACACCGACCAGCTGCGCGGCATCGCGTCGGGGGAATGCGACATCTCGATGTCCAACACCTATTATTTCTCGCGCATCATCCGGGAAGGCGATGACCAGATCACGCCCGAGCAGCTGGCCAATATCGGCTGGGTGTTCCCCAACCAGAACGATCTGGGCGCGCATATGAACGTGTCGGGGGGCGGTGTGGCGGCCCATGCGCCGAACCGCGAGAATGCGATCGCTTTCCTTGAATACCTCGCCTCCGACCAGGCGCAGCAGTATTTCTCGGCGGGCAACGACGAATACCCCGCCGTGCCGGGTGTGGGCCTGTCGCCGTCGGTTGCGGCGCTGGGGATTTTCCGGCCCGACACGATCGATCTGAGCGATATCGCGGCCAATGTCGGGATGGCGGTCGAGGTGCTGAACAGCGCCGGTTGGGAATGA
- a CDS encoding fused MFS/spermidine synthase — MKFWTAIALILVLSALGLTYEIAAGRVLAPFFGTSLVTWTAVIATVLAGFSLGNALGGFMAERERAVALRQVRAVLVGTAVLAALSPLILGLIYSLGARGTGGMLVSVIVAFFPASVLISAPSPLLARLAVEARPGREGSSLGMVLAAGSLGAILGAVLAGFVALPFAGSVATFAGCGAAALLCVPFLRDRGQGGGEEGEKPSLAPLIPIAALVLGSAALGPVCRYESGLSCIDITRTGGVISLYSDRTHQAAEPVPRADAPEDLVIPYTRWIWARMDADLGAAPSVLFVGGGGYTLPTRLLESRPEAQAIAVEIDPLITEVVRRHLPRAAAMIAETGYEAGVEGPGEGAAPGRLGIVHADGRVYLNETVRRYDAAVMDAFSSASVPAHLVTRETFARLREIVTGPVYVNLIDAPDGPLARGTHAILSELYPHVIAVRGPVGPTGLGNVMLAASPVPLDALEALPEGYEMAAISPARAFTDDRGWVGYR; from the coding sequence ATGAAATTCTGGACGGCGATTGCCCTGATACTTGTGCTGTCGGCTTTGGGCCTGACCTACGAGATCGCGGCGGGCCGCGTGCTGGCCCCGTTTTTCGGCACCTCGCTGGTGACATGGACGGCCGTGATCGCCACGGTTCTGGCGGGCTTTTCGCTGGGCAATGCGCTGGGGGGCTTCATGGCCGAACGCGAGCGCGCGGTGGCGCTGAGGCAGGTGCGGGCGGTGCTGGTGGGCACGGCGGTGCTGGCCGCGCTGTCGCCCCTGATCCTTGGGTTGATCTACAGTCTTGGGGCAAGGGGCACGGGGGGCATGCTGGTGAGCGTGATCGTCGCGTTTTTCCCGGCCTCTGTTCTGATCTCTGCGCCCTCGCCTTTGTTGGCGCGGCTGGCGGTGGAGGCGCGGCCGGGGCGCGAGGGGTCGTCGCTGGGCATGGTTCTGGCGGCGGGGTCGCTGGGGGCGATCCTGGGTGCGGTTCTGGCGGGCTTCGTGGCGCTGCCCTTTGCCGGGTCGGTGGCGACCTTCGCGGGGTGTGGGGCTGCGGCGCTCTTGTGCGTGCCGTTCCTGCGCGACCGGGGACAGGGCGGCGGCGAGGAGGGGGAAAAACCGTCGCTTGCGCCGCTCATCCCCATCGCGGCGCTGGTTCTGGGGAGTGCGGCGCTGGGCCCTGTCTGTCGCTACGAATCGGGTCTGTCCTGCATCGACATCACGCGGACGGGCGGTGTGATCAGCCTTTATTCCGACCGAACGCATCAGGCGGCGGAACCCGTCCCGCGGGCCGATGCCCCGGAGGATCTGGTCATTCCCTATACCCGCTGGATCTGGGCGCGGATGGATGCCGATCTGGGGGCTGCGCCATCGGTCCTGTTCGTAGGGGGCGGGGGCTATACCCTGCCGACACGATTGCTGGAAAGCCGACCCGAGGCGCAGGCCATCGCGGTGGAGATCGACCCGTTGATCACGGAGGTGGTGCGCCGGCATCTGCCGCGCGCCGCCGCGATGATCGCGGAAACGGGCTATGAGGCCGGGGTCGAGGGGCCGGGCGAGGGGGCCGCCCCCGGACGGTTGGGGATCGTCCATGCCGATGGGCGGGTCTATCTGAATGAAACGGTCCGCCGTTATGATGCGGCGGTGATGGATGCGTTTTCATCCGCTTCGGTGCCTGCGCATCTGGTCACGCGCGAGACCTTTGCCCGGTTGCGCGAGATCGTGACGGGACCTGTCTATGTGAACCTGATCGATGCGCCCGATGGGCCACTGGCGCGCGGCACCCATGCGATCCTGAGCGAGTTATACCCCCATGTCATCGCCGTGCGCGGGCCGGTCGGGCCGACGGGTCTGGGCAATGTGATGCTGGCCGCCTCGCCCGTGCCGCTGGACGCGTTGGAGGCATTGCCCGAGGGGTACGAGATGGCTGCGATTTCGCCCGCGCGGGCGTTCACGGATGATCGGGGCTGGGTGGGGTATCGGTAG
- a CDS encoding helix-turn-helix domain-containing protein, which produces MEITLTDRFAALSHPARLDVVQLLIRRYPDRVPAGEIAEVLGLKPNTLSAYLADLMQAGLITRDRLGTSLRYGADMAGLSAMTDGLLRECCRGRADLCAALPLDAPDGDRIMPHDRYKVLFICTGNSARSIFAETLLREMAGDRFEVFSAGTQPQSALNPMAVEMLRLKGHETSGLRSKNLSEFQGVGAPVFDFVFTVCDRAANEACPPWPGQPMSAHWSTPDPVKAQGTEAERMLAFQSAYGMLRNRILAFTALPLGTLDRISLQRALDGIAGAEGAA; this is translated from the coding sequence ATGGAAATAACACTCACAGATCGATTCGCCGCCCTCAGCCATCCGGCCCGTCTGGATGTCGTGCAATTGCTCATCCGCCGCTACCCCGACCGGGTTCCGGCGGGCGAGATCGCCGAGGTTCTGGGGCTGAAGCCCAATACGCTGAGCGCCTACCTGGCCGATCTGATGCAGGCCGGGCTGATCACGCGCGACCGGCTTGGCACATCGCTGCGTTACGGGGCCGACATGGCTGGCCTCAGCGCGATGACCGACGGCCTGTTGCGCGAGTGTTGCAGAGGGCGTGCAGACCTGTGCGCGGCCCTACCCCTCGATGCCCCTGACGGAGACCGCATCATGCCCCATGACCGCTACAAGGTCCTGTTCATCTGCACCGGCAATTCGGCCCGGTCGATCTTTGCCGAGACGCTGTTGCGCGAGATGGCGGGCGACCGGTTCGAGGTGTTTTCCGCCGGAACCCAGCCGCAATCGGCGCTGAACCCGATGGCGGTGGAGATGCTGCGGCTGAAGGGGCACGAGACCTCGGGCCTGCGGTCCAAGAACCTGTCCGAGTTCCAGGGCGTGGGCGCGCCGGTGTTCGATTTCGTCTTTACCGTCTGCGACCGCGCCGCGAACGAGGCCTGCCCGCCCTGGCCCGGTCAGCCGATGTCGGCGCATTGGTCGACGCCCGACCCGGTGAAGGCGCAAGGCACCGAGGCGGAGCGGATGCTGGCCTTTCAAAGCGCCTACGGGATGCTGCGCAACCGCATCCTCGCCTTTACCGCGCTGCCGCTGGGCACGCTGGACCGGATCTCGCTGCAACGCGCGCTGGACGGGATCGCGGGCGCGGAGGGCGCGGCATGA
- a CDS encoding flagellar motor protein MotB → MAGNETRPLIVKRKKVIAGGGHHGGAWKVAYADFVTAMMAFFMLMWLLNATTEQQRKGIADYFSPTIPITRISGGGDGAFGGDSPFSETSIAQNGTGATNLRPTEGRQSLGLSGTDHAQAVAEDTAALAALEAALTGDSRLSEDLMAHVQTRLSDEGLVIEIFSRPGQEIFDPDTGQPAIWLPELARVMAELFGTVINDVALGGHVAAEPVVVASETRWRVSTDRAQLFRAMLEAGGLAPRRIQRVTGHADRQATGANPMALRNDRLEVIVLRRDL, encoded by the coding sequence ATGGCTGGAAACGAGACGCGCCCCCTGATCGTGAAACGCAAGAAGGTGATCGCCGGGGGCGGTCACCATGGCGGTGCGTGGAAAGTGGCCTATGCCGATTTCGTCACCGCGATGATGGCCTTTTTCATGCTGATGTGGCTGTTGAACGCCACGACCGAACAGCAGCGAAAGGGCATCGCCGATTATTTCTCGCCCACCATCCCGATCACGCGCATCTCGGGCGGGGGCGACGGGGCATTCGGCGGCGACAGCCCGTTTTCGGAAACGTCCATCGCGCAGAACGGGACGGGGGCGACCAACCTGCGCCCGACCGAGGGGCGGCAAAGTCTGGGCCTGTCGGGCACAGACCATGCGCAGGCCGTGGCGGAGGACACCGCCGCCCTTGCCGCGCTGGAGGCGGCGCTGACCGGCGACAGCCGGCTTTCCGAAGATCTGATGGCGCATGTGCAGACACGGTTGAGCGACGAGGGCCTGGTGATCGAGATCTTCTCGCGCCCCGGGCAGGAGATTTTCGACCCCGACACGGGCCAGCCCGCGATCTGGTTGCCCGAACTGGCGCGCGTGATGGCCGAGCTGTTCGGGACGGTGATCAATGATGTCGCGCTGGGTGGCCATGTCGCGGCTGAACCCGTCGTCGTGGCCAGCGAGACGCGGTGGCGCGTGTCGACCGACCGCGCGCAGCTCTTTCGCGCGATGCTGGAGGCCGGCGGTCTGGCCCCGCGCCGCATCCAGCGCGTGACGGGCCATGCTGACCGGCAAGCCACCGGTGCCAACCCCATGGCGCTGCGCAACGACCGGCTGGAGGTGATCGTGCTGCGCCGCGATCTGTAG